From the Candida dubliniensis CD36 chromosome 2, complete sequence genome, the window ATACATTCAACACAAGTGATTCGATTAATACAATTAGAATCTGGTCCACATGCTAAATTCATTTGTAATTCACTATCCCATTCTTCTTCACAATCACATGTCATAAATTCAAGTTTCCGACGattctgttgttgttgttgatgggATTTTGTCAGTGTTGATCCAGATGTTTTattggtggttgtggtggtgaCGTTGGCCGATCCAAcatatttgttttgataaGTACATgcatttaataattcaaaagtTGTTAATGCTTCTTGAGTTTTATCTTCTGCATCGAGAAATAACATTGGTGTCGATCGTTTCAATGGCAGGTTACTATTGTTGGAACTTTCTTgaggattattatttgacaTGATTTGTAGAATAGATGTttaagaagaaagaaagaaggaaaatccctcgaagaaaaaatttttttttttttttcttttttttctttttaatgtTTTGGATTGACTTTTGGTGATTGGTAATATAAGCTGTATAATTGAGATAACAAATGGATTGCCTTGTATGTTTACTCAATAGACAAATAACCAACTTCGAATAAGAAACACTATACTATGTTATTAATAATCTGATATAAAGACctttgaattgaattgaaaaattagattttcaattttttttttcgtcgttgttgatttgaacCAGCACAAGGctagaaagaaaaatgttCAGTCAGTATTGCCAACCACCATCTAAAGAAAGAGTTGAAAACCCATTAGAATAAAAAGACAgtataattaattaaagcTTGATACTATAATttacagaaaaaaaaaaaaaaaaaacagaaggAGACACTATTATCcctaaaagaaaaagaccaaaattgaaatgaaaaaccAACTCCTCTtctccaacaacaaccaaaattCCACGTATATTAATCATCTCTAGTTTTTATCACCATCTTTCTTTGctcctttttcttcattttcagtATAATTAGccactttttctttatttgctgttgctgcATGCACCAATTGAACAAAAGCACTACTTGCGGTATCGCTCTTACCGGTACCGGTATCAGAACCACTCCCGGAATTGCTTACATCAGTACCTCTGTTGGAATGAGCAAGATCATATGGCGATTTAAACGATGATAACGAAGCCTTAGATCGATTAGCATctaatgaattaataacATCATTAAATTTCTTCCAAGTATTTAATGGTGATTCTCCACGATGTGGTGGAGTAGCAGGCACAGTTAATCCATCATTACCAATAGTTTTTGCTCGATGATCAACACTACCATgttcattaaataaattgatttcagttggatcatcatcttcttcagttTGCcattctttcaatttcttgattctattgtttaatttcaCCAATTCAATAGCTTGTCtaaatttcttcttggCATCGAACCCTTGTTTGAAATTAGGCAATAAATCAGTTTCCTTATATTCTTTAGCAATGGAAACTAACCATGgatcatttaataattcagtGGCTGTAGGACGATTGTCAGGGTTAAATTGTAATGCcttgataataaatcttcTTGCATCTTTAGAAACATCTTTCCAATAATCAGCATGGAAAATCACCGCATTGTTGTGTTTCActtcattaataaaatcttGAACATTTTCTGATCTAAATGGAGAATACCCACATAATAATGTATAAGTAACTACTCCTAATGACCAAATATCGCAAGGTTTACCATGACCAGTACCTAATATGACTTCAGGAGCAGCGTATCCAAATGAACCAGCAGACGAagtcaatttttcattaggATTTTGCAATCGTTTGGCAATACCAAAATCTGCCAATACAATGGGGGAATCATCCTTTGAagttaaatataatatattttctGGTTTAATATCACGATGAACAATGTTCTTATCATGTAAATATTGTAACGCTTCCAACATTTGAAGTACCACTAATGAAGCATCATGTTCAGTGAATCGACCTTTTTGAACAATTctatcaaataattctcCTCCAGTGGCTAATTGAGTCActaaataaaatttatcTTTACTCTCAAACCAATCTCTAAATCCAACAATATGAggattatttaattgttcTAATAATTgcatttcatcaataatcaTTGATTCATTGCCCTTAAGagcttttttcaaaattatttttacaGCAACTTCTTCATTAGTACAATTATCTCTAGCATATCTAACAATTCCAAATGATCCTGCTCCTAAAGTTTTGCCAAATgtataattttgtttacGACTATATGATTCTGGTTGTCCACTTAATCGATTGAACATTTTCTTGAATTGATGTCCTTCAACTGAAtgaggatgatgatgatcaGTTGACATTGCTATAGATTGGACAGGGGATGATTAATATAAGAAGGTTATGAActaattgattgatgaagTGTTGTTTCAGGTGAAATTGGATTGTTGAtttagttgttgttacGTGTGAGAATTAACGGCCCCTCTCTTTCGCTGTGGCCAAAATTTCTCGTAATGTTGGTGGCACGTGACAAAACTAATGAGGCTTAACACTTTCCTCTTCCAGTCCACACAATTAATGACCTCAAAAGAGAAAGACCAAAATGAAGGTGGAAGATAACCAAATAATGACTATTTAggtaaaattgattaaaattCCGGGAATAGAGAGCTTGTCAATAAGATCAATAGGGTGGGTTTTTGTCGTAGTCATTCATTTTGAAGATggatttaaattttgttaATGAAACAAATAGAAATGTTGTCagtttgataatttaagAATTGGACCATCTCCATATTATGCTTATTACACCTATTAGAATAGTCAATTGtatatttctttgttaATGTCCTTTTAAGAAATGTCAATCCAATTTTTGGAGTAAACTCATCTCCTCAgatttgcaaaaaaaaaaaaaaaaagaaaaacttcCAACACTATTCCTTCTTGTTAAACAACATACGTACAGAATAATCTTTCTATATATGTATGGCAAGAAATTGGTTACGTAGTATTTCACGAATCATGTCTGAATCACTTAAAAGAACAATCTCACAAGCTCAAGAAATACTTACATCTCAAACCACCAATTTGGTCAATGATGGGAATAATGTTGTCAAAAAACTGAAACCAACCCTTATGGGTATCAGTGAAACTAAAGCTGGTATTactcaatttattaatccTAATATAACTGGATTTTCTGGGTTATTAAAGACATTACATTCAGATTTCCAAGTCAACGAAATTGACCCATTAGGAAATGTAGTTCATTTAGTTGATGATGGTATTGATGTTGGACCATCAAAAcgagaattgaaattacaAGAACGAGCTAAATTTCgtcaagaaattgaaggtaaaactgaagaagaaattgctGAAATAAAAGCTGCTAAGCAACAAGAAAAGGAACAGCAACGATCGAAAGAAGTTGAGAATAAAGAAGATACTAATACTACTGGTGAATCAAACAAACATCCAGTATTATCTGATGAAGATCGTAAAGagttattgaaatttgttactgatgatgaattgaaacaagTTGAATCATTGTTTCATAACGggaaaaattttgaaactcaaaccaaatttgatgataaagaaCAACGAACCAAATTGCATCAGTTATTTAGAAAAGCTTTCgaaaataaattagaaaCTATTACATCACTGGAAAATACTTTTAAAATTGCCATATCATCAAGATCTTCTTCACAAAATCGTAGAAAACAACCACGACAATTTCAAGAAAGTATGCAtcatattgatgaaaatggaGTGATCAATTATGGATTAGGTCCTTATAAACCATATTTACATTTCACTgtttataaacaaaatcGTGACACTATGGAAGTTGCCAATAATATTGCCAAATTATTAAGAATGAATcataaatttataaattatgCTGGAACTAAAGATCGTCGTGGTGCCACTTGTCAACGATTCAGTATTAATCATGGAAAAGTATTACGAGTTAATGCGTTGAATAAACTGAAGAAAAATGGCTTTACACTAGGATCATTTAGTTATGAAGACCATCCATTGAAATTAGGAGATTTAAAAGGTAACGAATTCACAATAGTTATTAGAGATATAAAacctcatcatcaattaacCGAAGGAGACGAACTGAAATCCATTGAATCAATAGTAACATCATGTTTTGAAAgtttacaaaaaaatggaTTTATTAACTATTTTGGAATGCAAAGATTTGGTTCATTTAGTATATCAACTCATGAATTTggtaaattaattttaaatgaaaattggcaagaatttgttgaattattattatctgaTCAAGAATCAGTAGCTCCTGGTTCAATTGAAGCTagaaaaatttggaaacaaACAAGAGATCCTTATCAaactttaaataaattaccTCATTATTTTGTTGCTGAAACTGctgttttaaaaattttacaaaatgaatcacaacaacaacaaacagatgataaattttattCTCAAAATTCTTATCTTAAAGCCATTCAAGCAATTCCGAAAAATCTTCGTATGATGTATGGACATGCATATCAAGCATATATTTGGAATTTAGTGGCATcgaaaagaattgaattatatggattgaatttaattgaagGAGATTTagtatttgatgatgatgatgataatgataccactgttattgatgaagatgtggtttatttaaatgaagCTAAagttaaatcattaacCAAAGAAGACATTGAGTCAGGTAAATATACCATATTTGATGTTATTTTACCTTCACCGGGgtataaaattgaatatccTACAAACccaattttaaaacaagtttatattgatattatgGAAAAAGATGGATTAAATCCATTTAAAATGACCAGAAAACAAAAGGAATTTTCATTAACTGGGACTTATAGAAAGTTAATGGCAAAAGccaataatttatcatttgagcttattaaatataataatgacGAAGATGGAGATGGAGAAAAACCATTGATTAGAACTGATTtagaattattacaattgaaaaaagaacagGAAAAGAAGATATCCAATGAGGTTGATACTCCAGTGGAATTGCCTGATAGAATCATTAAAACTAACACTACCGATAAGGAAAGTGCTAATAA encodes:
- a CDS encoding pseudouridine synthase, putative (Similar to S. cerevisiae PUS7) — encoded protein: MARNWLRSISRIMSESLKRTISQAQEILTSQTTNLVNDGNNVVKKSKPTLMGISETKAGITQFINPNITGFSGLLKTLHSDFQVNEIDPLGNVVHLVDDGIDVGPSKRELKLQERAKFRQEIEGKTEEEIAEIKAAKQQEKEQQRSKEVENKEDTNTTGESNKHPVLSDEDRKELLKFVTDDELKQVESLFHNGKNFETQTKFDDKEQRTKLHQLFRKAFENKLETITSSENTFKIAISSRSSSQNRRKQPRQFQESMHHIDENGVINYGLGPYKPYLHFTVYKQNRDTMEVANNIAKLLRMNHKFINYAGTKDRRGATCQRFSINHGKVLRVNALNKSKKNGFTLGSFSYEDHPLKLGDLKGNEFTIVIRDIKPHHQLTEGDESKSIESIVTSCFESLQKNGFINYFGMQRFGSFSISTHEFGKLILNENWQEFVELLLSDQESVAPGSIEARKIWKQTRDPYQTLNKLPHYFVAETAVLKILQNESQQQQTDDKFYSQNSYLKAIQAIPKNLRMMYGHAYQAYIWNLVASKRIELYGLNLIEGDLVFDDDDDNDTTVIDEDVVYLNEAKVKSLTKEDIESGKYTIFDVILPSPGYKIEYPTNPILKQVYIDIMEKDGLNPFKMTRKQKEFSLTGTYRKLMAKANNLSFELIKYNNDEDGDGEKPLIRTDLELLQLKKEQEKKISNEVDTPVELPDRIIKTNTTDKESANKLAVVLRMQLGVSSYATMALREFMRIDTSRYRDGLCK
- a CDS encoding calcium/calmodulin-dependent protein kinase, putative (Similar to S. cerevisiae CMK2); its protein translation is MSTDHHHPHSVEGHQFKKMFNRLSGQPESYSRKQNYTFGKTLGAGSFGIVRYARDNCTNEEVAVKIILKKALKGNESMIIDEMQLLEQLNNPHIVGFRDWFESKDKFYLVTQLATGGELFDRIVQKGRFTEHDASLVVLQMLEALQYLHDKNIVHRDIKPENILYLTSKDDSPIVLADFGIAKRLQNPNEKLTSSAGSFGYAAPEVILGTGHGKPCDIWSLGVVTYTLLCGYSPFRSENVQDFINEVKHNNAVIFHADYWKDVSKDARRFIIKALQFNPDNRPTATELLNDPWLVSIAKEYKETDLLPNFKQGFDAKKKFRQAIELVKLNNRIKKLKEWQTEEDDDPTEINLFNEHGSVDHRAKTIGNDGLTVPATPPHRGESPLNTWKKFNDVINSLDANRSKASLSSFKSPYDLAHSNRGTDVSNSGSGSDTGTGKSDTASSAFVQLVHAATANKEKVANYTENEEKGAKKDGDKN